One Deltaproteobacteria bacterium DNA window includes the following coding sequences:
- a CDS encoding ADP-ribosylglycohydrolase family protein, with amino-acid sequence MADNNTIRLKTSKGVGAMLGAAFGDALGWPNERIAKSNASKQTQGRLHDFKRWTRRSGGRFFPHEEIIEAGEYSDDTQLILCLSRSLQKGETWWEHFTQVELPFWSVYERGGGGATKRAVESWLDGVMPWSSNRKPQDVKRYYDAGGNGVAMRVLPHVLLLGEKEFPKIATNIFLDGIATHGHPRALLGALAYGFALWAAFRKDSK; translated from the coding sequence ATGGCCGATAACAACACAATAAGGCTAAAAACAAGCAAAGGCGTAGGAGCCATGCTTGGGGCTGCTTTTGGTGACGCACTGGGTTGGCCCAATGAGCGAATTGCCAAATCAAACGCCTCAAAACAAACCCAAGGCCGTCTGCATGATTTTAAGAGATGGACTCGACGCTCCGGCGGCCGCTTTTTTCCTCATGAAGAGATTATTGAGGCAGGTGAGTACAGCGACGACACCCAACTTATACTGTGTCTCAGTCGGTCTTTGCAGAAAGGTGAAACGTGGTGGGAACACTTCACACAGGTTGAGTTACCCTTTTGGTCCGTTTATGAACGTGGTGGTGGCGGAGCAACTAAAAGAGCTGTGGAGTCATGGCTGGATGGTGTCATGCCATGGAGTTCTAACCGGAAGCCACAGGATGTGAAGCGATATTACGACGCAGGAGGAAACGGTGTCGCGATGCGCGTTCTCCCTCACGTCTTGCTTCTGGGCGAAAAGGAATTTCCCAAAATAGCCACTAACATTTTCCTTGATGGTATAGCGACACATGGACACCCCCGGGCGCTGTTAGGCGCTTTGGCTTACGGTTTCGCGCTTTGGGCGGCTTTTCGCAAGGATTCGAAAC